A region of Dioscorea cayenensis subsp. rotundata cultivar TDr96_F1 chromosome 5, TDr96_F1_v2_PseudoChromosome.rev07_lg8_w22 25.fasta, whole genome shotgun sequence DNA encodes the following proteins:
- the LOC120261120 gene encoding OVARIAN TUMOR DOMAIN-containing deubiquitinating enzyme 4-like isoform X4 — protein MLKIRSKMRGKSITGDGRCLFRSVAHGAYLRSGKPSPSEHLQKQLADELRSKVVDEFIKRRGDTEWFLEGDFETYISQMRLPYVWGGEPELLMCSHVLEMPITVYMCNQNSDSFKIIAEYGQEYGKDNPIRVLYHSYGHYEALQIPVTRTSSKGYSKR, from the exons ATGTTGAAGATTAGGTCAAAAATGAGGggaaaaa GCATTACAGGAGATGGAAGATGCTTGTTCAGGTCTGTGGCTCATGGTGCCTACTTGAGATCTGGAAAACCTTCTCCAAGTGAGCATCTCCAAAAACAACTAGCAGATGAACTCAGATCAAAA GTTGTTGATGAATTCATAAAGAGGCGAGGAGACACtgaatg GTTTCTTGAAGGTGATTTTGAGACGTATATTTCACAGATGAGGCTGCCTTATGTATGGGGAGGAGAACCTGAGTTGTTGATGTGTTCACATGTTCTTGA GATGCCAATCACTGTTTACATGTGTAATCAGAATTCTGATAGCTTCAAAATCATAGCGGAGTATGGCCAGGAATATGGAAAGGATAATCCAATCCGTGTGTTGTATCATAGTTATGGACATTATGAGGCATTGCAGATTCCTGTTACCAGAACAAGTTCTAAAGG GTACTCTAAGAGATGA
- the LOC120261119 gene encoding transcription factor bHLH129 produces the protein MYASPANRAVGPPPTSLARYGSAPGSLLASITESILSSDDFSSSSPALGFDPQMSRFFSPDSSSESTSPPNPLPYPIPPIPSSAAAAAPVADPRPQLIRHSSSPAGFFSHLMVDNGYSVSMGIGNYSQGSRDGVHAMANKRVQSQLSFSRQDSLSQISEISIAEIEESIVSGKNSDDVVAQAYMSGNYQLGSWDETNSIVFSAPPSKRVKDNNGDVIPCLNNIESQFSLPKTSLEMEKLLQSPQDYVPFKVRAKRGCATHPRSIAERERRTRISEKLRKLQEFVPNMDKQTNTTDMLELAVQHIKALQTQVQKLSEERANCKCGSKIEMP, from the exons ATGTACGCTTCTCCGGCCAACCGCGCCGTCGGTCCTCCTCCGACCTCCCTCGCTCGCTACGGCTCCGCCCCCGGCTCCCTCCTCGCCTCCATCACCGAATCCATCCTCTCCTCAGACGACTTCTCTTCCTCATCTCCCGCCCTCGGATTCGATCCCCAGATGTCCCGATTCTTCTCCCCCGATTCCTCCTCCGAGTCCACCTCCCCTCCTAATCCCCTCCCTTATCCCATCCCCCCGATTCCATCCTCCGCCGCCGCCGCAGCTCCCGTCGCTGATCCCCGCCCTCAGCTCATCCGCCATAGCAGCTCCCCGGCCGGGTTCTTCTCGCATCTCATGGTCGATAATG GTTATTCTGTTTCAATGGGAATTGGAAACTACTCACAAGGCAGTAGAGATGGTGTGCATGCAATGGCAAATAAGAGGGTGCAGTCACAGTTGAGTTTTTCAAGACAGGATTCACTTTCTCAGATATCTGAGATCAGTATTGCAGAAATTGAAGAGAGTATTGTTAGTGGAAAAAATTCAGATGATGTTGTTGCTCAGGCTTACATGTCTGGTAACTATCAGTTAGGTTCATGGGATGAAACTAATTCTATTGTATTTTCTGCTCCTCCGAGCAAACGGGTTAAAGATAACAATGGCGATGTCATTCCTTGTCTCAATAACATTGAGTCTCAG TTTAGCTTGCCAAAGACATCGCTGGAGATGGAGAAGCTCCTGCAAAGCCCACAAGATTATGTTCCTTTTAAAGTCAGAGCTAAACGGGGTTGCGCTACGCATCCGCGAAGCATTGCAGAGAGG GAAAGGAGAACAAGAATCAGTGAGAAGTTGAGAAAGCTGCAGGAGTTTGTGCCAAACATGGACAAG CAAACAAACACAACAGACATGTTGGAGTTGGCTGTTCAGCACATCAAGGCACTGCAAACACAAGTTCAG AAACTCAGTGAAGAGCGAGCTAACTGCAAATGTGGAAGCAAGATAGAGATGCCTTGA
- the LOC120261120 gene encoding OVARIAN TUMOR DOMAIN-containing deubiquitinating enzyme 4-like isoform X1, whose protein sequence is MMDCYSNFVDSLKCMIWFVICHYYGLGITGDGRCLFRSVAHGAYLRSGKPSPSEHLQKQLADELRSKVVDEFIKRRGDTEWFLEGDFETYISQMRLPYVWGGEPELLMCSHVLEMPITVYMCNQNSDSFKIIAEYGQEYGKDNPIRVLYHSYGHYEALQIPVTRTSSKGYSKR, encoded by the exons ATGATGGATTGCTACTCTAATTTTGTTGATAGTTTGAAGTGCATGATTTGGTTTGTCATTTGTCACTATTATGGTTTAGGCATTACAGGAGATGGAAGATGCTTGTTCAGGTCTGTGGCTCATGGTGCCTACTTGAGATCTGGAAAACCTTCTCCAAGTGAGCATCTCCAAAAACAACTAGCAGATGAACTCAGATCAAAA GTTGTTGATGAATTCATAAAGAGGCGAGGAGACACtgaatg GTTTCTTGAAGGTGATTTTGAGACGTATATTTCACAGATGAGGCTGCCTTATGTATGGGGAGGAGAACCTGAGTTGTTGATGTGTTCACATGTTCTTGA GATGCCAATCACTGTTTACATGTGTAATCAGAATTCTGATAGCTTCAAAATCATAGCGGAGTATGGCCAGGAATATGGAAAGGATAATCCAATCCGTGTGTTGTATCATAGTTATGGACATTATGAGGCATTGCAGATTCCTGTTACCAGAACAAGTTCTAAAGG GTACTCTAAGAGATGA
- the LOC120261120 gene encoding OVARIAN TUMOR DOMAIN-containing deubiquitinating enzyme 4-like isoform X2 has product MMDCYSNFVDSLKCMIWFVICHYYGLGITGDGRCLFRSVAHGAYLRSGKPSPSEHLQKQLADELRSKVVDEFIKRFLEGDFETYISQMRLPYVWGGEPELLMCSHVLEMPITVYMCNQNSDSFKIIAEYGQEYGKDNPIRVLYHSYGHYEALQIPVTRTSSKGYSKR; this is encoded by the exons ATGATGGATTGCTACTCTAATTTTGTTGATAGTTTGAAGTGCATGATTTGGTTTGTCATTTGTCACTATTATGGTTTAGGCATTACAGGAGATGGAAGATGCTTGTTCAGGTCTGTGGCTCATGGTGCCTACTTGAGATCTGGAAAACCTTCTCCAAGTGAGCATCTCCAAAAACAACTAGCAGATGAACTCAGATCAAAA GTTGTTGATGAATTCATAAAGAG GTTTCTTGAAGGTGATTTTGAGACGTATATTTCACAGATGAGGCTGCCTTATGTATGGGGAGGAGAACCTGAGTTGTTGATGTGTTCACATGTTCTTGA GATGCCAATCACTGTTTACATGTGTAATCAGAATTCTGATAGCTTCAAAATCATAGCGGAGTATGGCCAGGAATATGGAAAGGATAATCCAATCCGTGTGTTGTATCATAGTTATGGACATTATGAGGCATTGCAGATTCCTGTTACCAGAACAAGTTCTAAAGG GTACTCTAAGAGATGA
- the LOC120261120 gene encoding OVARIAN TUMOR DOMAIN-containing deubiquitinating enzyme 4-like isoform X3, protein MSSARPCGNDLHPIRITGDGRCLFRSVAHGAYLRSGKPSPSEHLQKQLADELRSKVVDEFIKRRGDTEWFLEGDFETYISQMRLPYVWGGEPELLMCSHVLEMPITVYMCNQNSDSFKIIAEYGQEYGKDNPIRVLYHSYGHYEALQIPVTRTSSKGYSKR, encoded by the exons ATGTCCTCTGCCCGCCCCTGCGGTAACGATCTCCATCCCATTC GCATTACAGGAGATGGAAGATGCTTGTTCAGGTCTGTGGCTCATGGTGCCTACTTGAGATCTGGAAAACCTTCTCCAAGTGAGCATCTCCAAAAACAACTAGCAGATGAACTCAGATCAAAA GTTGTTGATGAATTCATAAAGAGGCGAGGAGACACtgaatg GTTTCTTGAAGGTGATTTTGAGACGTATATTTCACAGATGAGGCTGCCTTATGTATGGGGAGGAGAACCTGAGTTGTTGATGTGTTCACATGTTCTTGA GATGCCAATCACTGTTTACATGTGTAATCAGAATTCTGATAGCTTCAAAATCATAGCGGAGTATGGCCAGGAATATGGAAAGGATAATCCAATCCGTGTGTTGTATCATAGTTATGGACATTATGAGGCATTGCAGATTCCTGTTACCAGAACAAGTTCTAAAGG GTACTCTAAGAGATGA
- the LOC120261120 gene encoding OVARIAN TUMOR DOMAIN-containing deubiquitinating enzyme 4-like isoform X6: MHKGLGITGDGRCLFRSVAHGAYLRSGKPSPSEHLQKQLADELRSKVVDEFIKRRGDTEWFLEGDFETYISQMRLPYVWGGEPELLMCSHVLEMPITVYMCNQNSDSFKIIAEYGQEYGKDNPIRVLYHSYGHYEALQIPVTRTSSKGYSKR, from the exons ATGCATAAGGGTTTAG GCATTACAGGAGATGGAAGATGCTTGTTCAGGTCTGTGGCTCATGGTGCCTACTTGAGATCTGGAAAACCTTCTCCAAGTGAGCATCTCCAAAAACAACTAGCAGATGAACTCAGATCAAAA GTTGTTGATGAATTCATAAAGAGGCGAGGAGACACtgaatg GTTTCTTGAAGGTGATTTTGAGACGTATATTTCACAGATGAGGCTGCCTTATGTATGGGGAGGAGAACCTGAGTTGTTGATGTGTTCACATGTTCTTGA GATGCCAATCACTGTTTACATGTGTAATCAGAATTCTGATAGCTTCAAAATCATAGCGGAGTATGGCCAGGAATATGGAAAGGATAATCCAATCCGTGTGTTGTATCATAGTTATGGACATTATGAGGCATTGCAGATTCCTGTTACCAGAACAAGTTCTAAAGG GTACTCTAAGAGATGA
- the LOC120261118 gene encoding protein ROOT INITIATION DEFECTIVE 3-like: MKSSAWVVCSLSNAIQRKGRVEKDALMAERKEVLVVCGDNMSTGIRTWDVETGEELLRIPTCASPPHGLLCVRDTFLVASQLQTHRPYGGGAIFFWALNKPRAPHRSYPMEEIGPIVCSKDGIYLVGGALSGNTYIWEVTSGRLLKHWHAHHGSLICLAFSPDDSLLISGSEDGVICVWHMISLLDIADLPACGNLAPLHILSEHVSSITSLLPMSSHSEPTLISSSLDGMCKVWNIISGKMVHNHIFPVSITSIAMDPGEQTLLTGCEDGKIYMTAIIVGLEEDQTVIPGDESGICSKHKGAITALKFSLEGKLLFSASKDHLICIWDASNWQLIRSFNYGKGHITNMVIVPKSSLSMFGNKRNLPRLRISILDKAPQQNDAAEGTPTLLQVHCPQEDNLRFKSSPLLKKQILDLEQDRTPEAIQMKVETAIENRLWTIGMTKHVMSINRQLQLRLVDMMEQRLCLDAQKSRKKGRANIPDDRKDPSNP, encoded by the exons atgaagAGCAGCGCATGGGTTGTGTGTTCACTGTCCAATGCCATTCAACGCAAGGGAAGGGTGGAAAAGGATGCATTGATGGCAGAGAGGAAGGAAGTTCTGGTGGTGTGTGGAGATAATATGAGCACAGGGATTAGAACATGGGATGTGGAAACAGGGGAGGAGCTTCTCCGAATACCAACCTGTGCATCACCTCCTCATGGCCTGCTCTGCGTGAGGGACACCTTCCTTGTTGCTTCTCAGCTTCAGACTCATCGCCCCTATGGCGGGGGTGCCATCTTCTTCTGGGCTCTCAACAAG CCACGAGCACCGCATAGGAGCTATCCAATGGAGGAAATTGGACCCATTGTTTGCTCCAAGGATGGGATATATctcgttggtggagctctttcCGGCAACACATACATATGGGAG GTCACAAGTGGAAGATTGCTTAAACACTGGCATGCCCATCATGGTTCTCTGATTTGTTTAGCCTTTTCCCCTGATGATTCTCTCCTAATTTCTGGCTCTGAAGATGGTGTCATTTGTGTTTGGCACATGATAAG TTTGCTAGATATTGCCGATCTGCCAGCATGTGGTAATCTGGCCCCTCTTCATATTCTGTCCGAGCATGTATCATCTATAACTAGTCTGCTGCCAATGTCTAGCCATTCAGAACCAACGTTGATATCAAGCTCCCTTGATGGCATGTGCAAG GTGTGGAACATCATTTCTGGAAAGATGGTGCATAATCACATCTTTCCAGTTTCTATAACTTCAATAGCTATGGATCCCGGTGAACAAACATTGCTCACTGGTTGTGAAGATGGAAAAATTTATATGACTGCAATAATTGTTGGGCTGGAAGAAGATCAGACTGTCATTCCTGGAGATGAATCTGGAATTTGTTCGAAACACAA AGGAGCTATAACCGCCTTGAAGTTCAGTTTGGAAGGGAAACTCTTGTTTTCTGCATCTAAAGATCACTTGATTTGCATTTGGGATGCTTCCAATTGGCAGCTTATTCGGAGTTTTAATTATGGAAAAG GTCACATAACAAATATGGTGATCGTCCCAAAATCATCTCTTTCAATGTTTGGAAACAAGAGAAATCTCCCTAGACTGCGCATTTCCATACTGGACAAGGCTCCTCAGCAAAATGATGCAGCAGAAGGAACTCCGACACTTCTACAAGTACATTGTCCTCAGGAAGATAATCTTCGCTTCAAAAGCTCTCCACTCTTGAAAAAACAAATTCTTGATCTAGAG CAAGACAGGACACCAGAGGCAATTCAAATGAAAGTCGAGACTGCAATTGAGAACCGGTTATGGACTATTGGAATGACAAAGCATGTAATGAGCATTAACAGACAGTTGCAGTTAAGATTGGTGGATATGATGGAGCAAAGGTTATGCCTGGATGCTCAGAAGAGTCGAAAGAAAGGTAGGGCTAACATACCTGATGACAGAAAGGACCCATCTAATCCATGA
- the LOC120261120 gene encoding OVARIAN TUMOR DOMAIN-containing deubiquitinating enzyme 4-like isoform X5, with protein MSSARPCGITGDGRCLFRSVAHGAYLRSGKPSPSEHLQKQLADELRSKVVDEFIKRRGDTEWFLEGDFETYISQMRLPYVWGGEPELLMCSHVLEMPITVYMCNQNSDSFKIIAEYGQEYGKDNPIRVLYHSYGHYEALQIPVTRTSSKGYSKR; from the exons ATGTCCTCTGCCCGCCCCTGCG GCATTACAGGAGATGGAAGATGCTTGTTCAGGTCTGTGGCTCATGGTGCCTACTTGAGATCTGGAAAACCTTCTCCAAGTGAGCATCTCCAAAAACAACTAGCAGATGAACTCAGATCAAAA GTTGTTGATGAATTCATAAAGAGGCGAGGAGACACtgaatg GTTTCTTGAAGGTGATTTTGAGACGTATATTTCACAGATGAGGCTGCCTTATGTATGGGGAGGAGAACCTGAGTTGTTGATGTGTTCACATGTTCTTGA GATGCCAATCACTGTTTACATGTGTAATCAGAATTCTGATAGCTTCAAAATCATAGCGGAGTATGGCCAGGAATATGGAAAGGATAATCCAATCCGTGTGTTGTATCATAGTTATGGACATTATGAGGCATTGCAGATTCCTGTTACCAGAACAAGTTCTAAAGG GTACTCTAAGAGATGA